One segment of Roseisolibacter agri DNA contains the following:
- the asnB gene encoding asparagine synthase (glutamine-hydrolyzing): MCGIAGWVGAVPSGPKVEAVGAMLGALERRGPDGQGVHAWSRAAFGHRRLAIFDLSTAGLQPMVTEDGALGVVFNGAIYNFGPLRAELERDGAVFRSRTDTEVLLHGYRAWGIDGLVARIRGMFAFALWDERRGRLFMVRDRLGVKPLAYARTPDGGIAFASTVRALRAAGVTGDLTAEAVADVLEYGWVDETHAAWAGVEKLPPATILEWADGAMSTRRYWTPPAAGSAGAVTFEDAVQETERLLLRAVEWRLQADVPVGALLSGGIDSALVCWAVRELGGDITAFTVGTPGHVADETAAATATAQDIGIPHRVLEMRDFDDEALDELVGAYGEPFAVSSALGMLRVSQAVRESATVLLTGDGGDDVFLGYPRHRWMRSIARAARHTPEAVAWAWRRGRHLVPRVGIAKRGVHLADYVTGGLGAFLAATPGLPALRRHGVLGERLRDVDVEARRIPWSVGSARDLLGDYLRHDLAHQFVAEYLTKVDGGAMYWALEARSPFLDQEMWEYASSLPYEVRQHGGELKAILREIVRRRIGQRAASERKRGFTIPVESWVRGRWRAPLDALLAESRLHAEGWIDAPAARRLLASPTLDEASARQLWYVLVAERWLRQERASAPARVAAPATMERSATVSV, translated from the coding sequence ATGTGCGGAATTGCGGGGTGGGTCGGTGCGGTGCCGAGCGGTCCGAAGGTCGAGGCGGTGGGCGCGATGCTGGGTGCCCTCGAGCGCCGCGGCCCGGACGGCCAGGGCGTGCACGCCTGGTCGCGCGCCGCGTTCGGCCACCGGCGGCTCGCGATCTTCGACCTCTCCACCGCCGGCCTCCAGCCGATGGTGACCGAGGACGGCGCGCTCGGCGTCGTCTTCAACGGCGCCATCTACAATTTCGGCCCGCTGCGGGCGGAACTGGAGCGCGACGGCGCCGTCTTCCGGAGCCGCACGGACACCGAGGTGCTGCTCCACGGCTACCGCGCCTGGGGCATCGACGGGCTGGTGGCGCGCATCCGCGGCATGTTCGCGTTCGCGCTGTGGGACGAGCGCCGCGGCCGCCTGTTCATGGTCCGCGACCGGCTGGGCGTGAAGCCGCTGGCCTACGCGCGGACGCCCGACGGCGGGATCGCCTTCGCGTCCACGGTACGCGCGCTGCGCGCCGCCGGCGTGACGGGCGACCTGACCGCCGAGGCGGTGGCCGACGTCCTGGAGTACGGCTGGGTGGACGAGACGCACGCCGCATGGGCGGGCGTCGAGAAGCTGCCGCCGGCGACGATCCTCGAGTGGGCGGACGGCGCGATGTCCACGCGCCGCTACTGGACGCCGCCCGCCGCCGGCAGCGCGGGCGCCGTGACCTTCGAGGACGCGGTGCAGGAGACCGAGCGGCTGCTGCTGCGCGCGGTCGAGTGGCGCCTGCAGGCCGACGTCCCGGTGGGCGCGCTCCTCAGCGGCGGCATCGACTCGGCGCTCGTGTGCTGGGCGGTGCGCGAGCTGGGCGGCGACATCACCGCGTTCACCGTCGGCACGCCGGGCCACGTCGCCGACGAGACGGCGGCCGCCACCGCGACGGCGCAGGACATCGGCATCCCGCATCGCGTGCTGGAGATGCGCGACTTCGACGACGAGGCGCTCGACGAGCTGGTGGGCGCCTACGGCGAGCCGTTCGCGGTGTCGTCGGCGCTCGGCATGCTGCGCGTGTCGCAGGCGGTGCGCGAGTCCGCCACGGTGCTCCTCACCGGCGACGGCGGCGACGACGTCTTCCTCGGCTATCCGCGCCATCGGTGGATGCGGTCGATCGCGCGCGCGGCGCGCCACACGCCCGAGGCGGTGGCGTGGGCGTGGCGGCGCGGGCGGCATCTCGTGCCGCGCGTGGGGATCGCGAAGCGCGGCGTGCACCTCGCCGACTACGTCACCGGTGGCCTCGGCGCGTTCCTCGCGGCGACGCCTGGCCTGCCCGCGCTGCGCCGCCACGGTGTGCTCGGCGAGCGCCTGCGCGACGTCGACGTGGAGGCGCGGCGCATCCCATGGTCGGTGGGCTCCGCGCGCGACCTGCTGGGCGACTACCTGCGCCACGACCTCGCGCACCAGTTCGTGGCCGAGTACCTGACGAAGGTGGACGGCGGCGCGATGTACTGGGCGCTGGAGGCGCGCTCCCCCTTCCTCGACCAGGAGATGTGGGAGTACGCCAGCTCGCTGCCGTACGAGGTGCGCCAGCACGGCGGGGAGCTGAAGGCGATCCTGCGCGAGATCGTGCGCCGCCGCATCGGCCAGCGCGCCGCGTCGGAGCGCAAGCGCGGCTTCACGATCCCCGTGGAGAGCTGGGTCCGCGGCCGCTGGCGCGCGCCGCTCGACGCGCTGCTGGCCGAGTCGCGGCTGCACGCCGAGGGGTGGATCGACGCGCCGGCCGCGCGCCGGCTGCTCGCGTCCCCCACGCTCGACGAGGCGTCGGCGCGTCAGCTCTGGTACGTGCTGGTGGCCGAGCGCTGGCTGCGGCAGGAGCGCGCGTCGGCTCCCGCGCGCGTCGCGGCGCCAGCGACGATGGAGCGTTCGGCGACGGTCAGCGTCTGA
- a CDS encoding glycosyltransferase family 4 protein: MRPRVCVVAPSLRILGGQAIQADRLMRHLRHEGRVEVGFVPHNPKLPAPLDRLQRIKFVRTLVTTAAYLALLLWRVPRYDVLHVFSASYWSYALGPMLAILVGRLYGKQVILNYRSGDLEDHIREWPLTAARTMALAHCITPTPYLTGVYAKFGVKADVIPNYLDLEQRRYRERTPLRPVFLLNRLFEGLYDYPTALEAFRLIQAEVPEARLLIAGYGPLREQILAWIAEKGLRNVDFRGKVTPAEMNELYHEADIYMTTPLRDCFPSSILDAFASGAPVVTTNAGGIRHIVEHDRTGWMVECGDARGLAEGALRILRDPDYGRRLAAAGRREVESRYVWDAVGPQWEATYERLTPHRA, translated from the coding sequence GTGCGCCCGCGCGTCTGCGTCGTCGCGCCGTCGCTGCGCATCCTCGGCGGCCAGGCCATCCAGGCCGACCGGCTGATGCGGCACCTGCGCCACGAGGGCCGGGTGGAGGTGGGCTTCGTCCCCCACAACCCGAAGCTGCCCGCGCCGCTCGACCGGCTGCAGCGCATCAAGTTCGTGCGGACGCTGGTGACGACGGCGGCCTATCTCGCGCTCCTGCTCTGGCGCGTGCCCCGCTACGACGTCCTCCACGTCTTCTCGGCGTCGTACTGGTCCTACGCGCTCGGTCCGATGCTGGCCATCCTGGTCGGGCGGCTGTACGGCAAGCAGGTGATCCTCAACTACCGCAGTGGGGATCTCGAGGATCACATCCGCGAGTGGCCGCTGACGGCCGCGCGCACGATGGCGCTGGCGCACTGCATCACGCCGACGCCGTACCTCACGGGCGTGTACGCGAAGTTCGGCGTGAAGGCGGACGTCATCCCGAACTACCTCGACCTCGAGCAGCGCCGGTACCGCGAGCGCACGCCGCTGCGCCCGGTGTTCCTGCTCAACCGGCTGTTCGAGGGGCTCTACGACTACCCGACGGCGCTCGAGGCCTTCCGCCTGATCCAGGCCGAGGTGCCCGAGGCGCGGCTGCTCATCGCGGGCTACGGGCCGCTGCGCGAGCAGATCCTCGCGTGGATCGCCGAGAAGGGGCTGCGCAACGTCGACTTCCGCGGCAAGGTCACGCCCGCCGAGATGAACGAGCTGTACCACGAGGCGGACATCTACATGACGACGCCGCTGCGCGACTGCTTCCCGAGCTCCATCCTCGACGCGTTCGCGTCGGGCGCGCCGGTGGTGACCACGAACGCGGGCGGCATCCGCCACATCGTGGAGCACGACCGCACCGGCTGGATGGTGGAGTGCGGCGACGCGCGCGGGCTGGCCGAGGGGGCGCTGCGCATCCTGCGCGATCCGGACTACGGCCGCCGCCTGGCCGCCGCGGGCCGCCGCGAGGTGGAGTCGCGCTACGTGTGGGACGCGGTGGGCCCGCAGTGGGAGGCCACGTACGAGCGACTGACGCCGCACCGCGCCTGA
- a CDS encoding citrate synthase gives MSQTDTTAAGAKSAQAAPSALEVKDPRTQRSYSVTMLERGTEGDEAIRASDLRQIKTADDDFGMMSYDPAFMNTASCKSAITFIDGDKGILRYRGYPIEQLAEKSTFLEVAYLLRHGELPTQDEYRSWVHDITFHTYVHENIAKFLTGFRHDAHPMAMLTSALAALSSFYPQAKDIFDPAQRYISIIRLLAKTPTIAAMIYRHMKGLPIVYPDNSLPYGENYLSMVARMSEPRYEANPAFAKALDVLLILHADHEQNCSTSAVRAVGSSHVDPFSAVAAGVAALYGPLHGGANEAVLRMIEQIGHPKNVPAFIEEVKGGKGSRLMGFGHRVYKSYDPRAKIVKQLADQVFAQVGMDKDLEIALKLEEAALNDEYFVSRKLYPNVDFYTGLIYRSMAFPTSYFTVLFAMGRMAGWLSQWEEMLLDKEQKIARPRQIYVGAPERQYVSQLTDYQPDTRKDSIRK, from the coding sequence ATGAGCCAGACCGATACGACGGCGGCCGGCGCGAAGTCCGCGCAGGCGGCGCCGAGCGCGCTGGAAGTGAAGGACCCGCGCACGCAGCGCAGCTACAGCGTCACGATGCTCGAGCGCGGCACGGAGGGCGACGAGGCGATCCGCGCGTCCGACCTGCGCCAGATCAAGACGGCCGACGACGACTTCGGCATGATGAGCTACGACCCGGCGTTCATGAACACCGCGTCGTGCAAGAGCGCCATCACGTTCATCGACGGCGACAAGGGGATCCTGCGCTACCGCGGCTACCCGATCGAGCAGCTGGCCGAGAAGTCGACCTTCCTCGAGGTGGCGTACCTGCTGCGCCACGGCGAGCTGCCGACGCAGGACGAGTATCGCAGCTGGGTGCACGACATCACGTTCCACACGTACGTGCACGAGAACATCGCCAAGTTCCTGACGGGCTTCCGTCACGACGCGCACCCCATGGCGATGCTGACGTCGGCGCTGGCGGCGCTGTCGTCGTTCTACCCGCAGGCGAAGGACATCTTCGACCCGGCGCAGCGCTACATCTCGATCATCCGCCTGCTGGCGAAGACGCCGACGATCGCGGCGATGATCTACCGCCACATGAAGGGGCTGCCGATCGTCTACCCCGACAACTCGCTGCCGTACGGCGAGAACTACCTGTCGATGGTGGCGCGCATGTCGGAGCCGCGCTACGAGGCCAACCCGGCCTTCGCCAAGGCGCTCGACGTGCTGCTCATCCTGCACGCGGACCACGAGCAGAACTGCTCGACGAGCGCGGTGCGCGCCGTCGGCTCGTCGCACGTCGACCCGTTCTCGGCCGTCGCGGCGGGCGTCGCGGCGCTGTATGGTCCCCTGCACGGCGGCGCCAACGAGGCCGTGCTGCGCATGATCGAGCAGATCGGCCACCCGAAGAACGTCCCGGCGTTCATCGAGGAGGTGAAGGGCGGGAAGGGGAGCCGCCTGATGGGCTTCGGGCACCGCGTCTACAAGAGCTACGATCCGCGCGCCAAGATCGTGAAGCAGCTCGCCGACCAGGTGTTCGCGCAGGTCGGCATGGACAAGGACCTCGAGATCGCGCTCAAGCTCGAGGAGGCGGCGCTCAACGACGAGTACTTCGTCAGCCGCAAGCTGTACCCGAACGTCGACTTCTACACGGGGCTGATCTACCGCTCCATGGCGTTCCCGACGTCGTACTTCACCGTGCTGTTCGCGATGGGGCGCATGGCGGGCTGGCTGTCGCAGTGGGAGGAGATGCTGCTCGACAAGGAGCAGAAGATCGCCCGCCCGCGGCAGATCTACGTCGGCGCGCCGGAGCGCCAGTACGTGTCGCAGCTGACCGACTACCAGCCGGACACGCGCAAGGACTCGATCCGGAAGTGA
- a CDS encoding FkbM family methyltransferase yields MLLRSIAVTIARVLPRGVKQWVHGRRSLDRLARRSFASLSGAGSTAVIAGGPLAGVKLVTGEHVSHAHLNGTYEEDVLRAVDREVRAGDVCYDLGASIGYLSLLMARRARQVYAFEPAPHAAAEIRRHSAANGFAHIEVVGLPVSDRPRNVTFALTDVAYGSAIVDGKTQWPTLDLTATTLDQFAQDHELPDFVKIDVEGEEGRVLEGARTLLERGTMTWCIELHNAPVARHVLELLEAHGYVVETLDGQRFAVHGDVIAGDVQIVARAPRRPAA; encoded by the coding sequence GTGCTCCTTCGCTCGATCGCCGTCACGATCGCCCGCGTGCTGCCGCGCGGCGTGAAGCAGTGGGTCCACGGCCGCCGCTCGCTCGACCGGCTGGCGCGGCGCTCGTTCGCGTCGCTCTCCGGCGCCGGCTCCACGGCCGTGATCGCCGGCGGGCCGCTGGCGGGCGTCAAGCTCGTCACCGGCGAGCACGTCTCGCACGCCCACCTCAACGGCACCTACGAGGAGGACGTGCTGCGCGCGGTGGACCGCGAGGTGCGCGCGGGCGACGTCTGCTACGACCTCGGCGCGAGCATCGGCTACCTGTCGCTGCTGATGGCGCGCCGCGCCCGCCAGGTCTACGCCTTCGAGCCGGCCCCGCACGCGGCGGCCGAGATCCGCCGGCACTCGGCCGCCAACGGCTTCGCGCACATCGAGGTCGTCGGGCTCCCCGTCTCCGACCGGCCGCGCAACGTCACCTTCGCGCTCACCGACGTCGCCTACGGCTCGGCGATCGTGGACGGGAAGACGCAGTGGCCGACGCTCGACCTCACGGCGACGACGCTCGACCAGTTCGCGCAGGACCACGAGCTCCCCGACTTCGTGAAGATCGACGTCGAGGGCGAGGAGGGGCGCGTTCTCGAGGGCGCCCGCACGCTGCTGGAGCGCGGCACCATGACGTGGTGCATCGAGCTGCACAACGCCCCGGTGGCGCGGCACGTCCTGGAGCTGCTGGAAGCGCACGGCTACGTCGTCGAGACGCTCGACGGCCAGCGCTTCGCGGTGCACGGCGACGTCATCGCCGGCGACGTGCAGATCGTCGCCCGCGCGCCGCGCCGCCCGGCGGCCTAA
- a CDS encoding EVE domain-containing protein encodes MSASRPPRHWLLKSEPECFGFDHLLAAPDRTTYWDGIRNYQARNYMRDDMRVGDLAFFYHSNAEPAGVAGIVEIVLAAYPDHTAFDATHEHFDPKSDPDEPTWLMVDVRAVARFPNYVSLDALRGAAGLEEMLILRRGNRLSITPVTPEEWAVVCELGGLPAAGGRPKRAKR; translated from the coding sequence GTGTCCGCCTCCCGACCGCCCCGCCACTGGCTTCTCAAGTCGGAGCCCGAGTGCTTCGGCTTCGACCACCTGCTCGCCGCGCCCGACCGCACGACGTACTGGGACGGCATCCGGAACTACCAGGCGCGCAACTACATGCGCGACGACATGCGGGTCGGCGACCTGGCGTTCTTCTACCACTCGAACGCCGAGCCGGCGGGGGTGGCGGGGATCGTGGAGATCGTGCTGGCCGCGTATCCCGATCACACCGCGTTCGACGCGACGCACGAGCACTTCGACCCCAAGAGCGACCCGGACGAGCCGACCTGGCTGATGGTCGACGTGCGCGCGGTGGCGCGCTTCCCCAACTACGTCTCGCTCGACGCGCTGCGCGGCGCGGCGGGGCTGGAGGAGATGCTCATCCTGCGGCGCGGCAACCGGTTGAGCATCACGCCGGTGACGCCCGAGGAGTGGGCGGTGGTGTGCGAGCTGGGCGGCCTGCCGGCGGCGGGCGGGCGTCCGAAGCGCGCCAAGCGCTGA
- a CDS encoding NYN domain-containing protein yields the protein MTTAQAGPAGADEAPAPHTADARPRALIDGSNVAHATEGGARLANILLVRDRLLAQGFDPIIVADAALRHQIDDGVHYESLVGSGEIHQAPAGTDADYFLLSFAKELDASLVSNDRFRDRSRQFAAVRRQIIRFMILADEVVFERRTGKRGAHAPTPGRERAQGRSRGSRPSRE from the coding sequence ATGACCACGGCCCAGGCCGGACCCGCCGGAGCGGACGAGGCACCCGCTCCCCACACCGCGGACGCGCGCCCGCGCGCGCTCATCGACGGCTCGAACGTCGCGCACGCGACCGAGGGCGGCGCGCGCCTCGCCAACATCCTGCTCGTCCGCGACCGGCTGCTCGCGCAGGGCTTCGACCCGATCATCGTCGCCGACGCGGCGCTGCGCCACCAGATCGACGACGGCGTGCACTACGAGTCGCTGGTCGGCAGCGGCGAGATCCACCAGGCGCCCGCCGGCACCGACGCGGACTACTTCCTCCTCAGCTTCGCCAAGGAGCTCGACGCGTCGCTGGTGTCGAACGACCGCTTCCGCGACCGGAGCCGCCAGTTCGCGGCGGTGCGACGGCAGATCATCCGCTTCATGATCCTCGCCGACGAGGTCGTGTTCGAGCGGCGCACGGGGAAGCGCGGCGCGCATGCCCCCACCCCGGGCCGCGAGCGCGCGCAGGGCCGCTCGCGCGGCAGCCGCCCGTCGCGCGAGTAG
- a CDS encoding sensor histidine kinase, with translation MTDEPESFHPLTTRATPLLPPREAAGRRVDVWEEVDRAAAWVSDHWTASPGTAARADRRPDNAVRHALRVLCVALRGAVQDGPGGGAVVPPELPWSVSLTDLVRALRARLLQQTVTQEAAGEPSADPRALVAVLAACERLEDAARADVARVVVEQLSGARALELLVEVAHDMRSPLGSILFLVEQLRAEQGGPITAAQERQLGLVYGAAFGLTALVGDVMELARGGDRLAAGEPAPFSLAQLLEAVRGIVQPIAEEKGLTLVIGEAPAGARTGHGPAIQRVILNLVTNALKFTPAGEVELRVAAERGSRVRFTIRDTGRGIPPRVLAHLFQTFRERPEARDYAFSSAGLGLAICQKLVRAMGGELSVDSEVGRGTRFEFVLDLPHAPLV, from the coding sequence GTGACCGACGAACCGGAGAGCTTCCACCCGCTCACCACGCGGGCCACGCCGCTGCTGCCGCCCCGCGAGGCCGCCGGCCGGCGCGTGGACGTGTGGGAGGAGGTGGACCGCGCGGCGGCGTGGGTCAGCGACCACTGGACGGCGTCGCCCGGCACCGCGGCGCGCGCCGACCGCCGGCCGGACAACGCGGTGCGCCACGCGCTCCGCGTGCTGTGCGTGGCGCTGCGCGGCGCGGTGCAGGACGGTCCCGGGGGTGGGGCGGTGGTGCCGCCCGAGCTGCCCTGGTCCGTGTCGCTCACGGACCTCGTGCGCGCGCTGCGCGCGCGGCTGCTGCAGCAGACGGTGACGCAGGAGGCCGCCGGCGAGCCGAGCGCCGATCCGCGGGCGCTGGTGGCGGTGCTGGCGGCGTGCGAGCGGCTGGAGGACGCCGCGCGTGCGGACGTCGCGCGCGTGGTCGTCGAGCAGCTCTCGGGGGCGCGCGCGCTGGAGCTGCTGGTCGAGGTCGCGCACGACATGCGCTCCCCGCTCGGCTCCATCCTCTTCCTGGTGGAGCAGCTGCGCGCGGAGCAGGGCGGGCCGATCACGGCGGCGCAGGAGCGGCAGCTGGGGCTCGTCTACGGCGCGGCGTTCGGGCTGACGGCGCTGGTGGGCGACGTGATGGAGCTGGCGCGCGGCGGCGACCGCCTGGCCGCCGGCGAGCCCGCGCCCTTCTCGCTGGCGCAGCTGCTGGAGGCGGTGCGCGGCATCGTGCAGCCCATCGCCGAGGAGAAGGGGCTGACGCTGGTGATCGGCGAGGCGCCGGCCGGCGCGCGCACCGGGCACGGGCCGGCGATCCAGCGCGTGATCCTGAACCTCGTGACCAACGCGCTCAAGTTCACGCCCGCCGGCGAGGTCGAGCTGCGCGTCGCGGCGGAGCGCGGCTCGCGCGTTCGGTTCACGATCCGCGACACGGGGCGCGGGATCCCGCCGCGCGTGCTCGCGCACCTGTTCCAGACGTTCCGCGAGCGCCCCGAGGCGCGCGACTACGCGTTCTCGAGCGCGGGGCTGGGGCTGGCGATCTGCCAGAAGCTCGTGCGCGCGATGGGCGGCGAGCTGTCGGTGGACTCCGAGGTGGGGCGCGGGACGCGGTTCGAGTTCGTGCTCGACCTGCCGCACGCCCCGCTGGTCTAG
- a CDS encoding sigma-54-dependent transcriptional regulator, whose product MTDPADRADDPDRKQQLRILIVDDDRTLREGCANVLQLDGHQVVTFARGEDAIEAAQRQHFDIALVDLYMTPVSGMDVLRAIGSADRETLVVVMTGNPTVASSLEALRAGAWDYLPKPFSASHLQVLVGRAAHAARAGSSTVTVRETRSLHSSPAAAAPAAAAVAEEDDILIGESPAFRQAIAMAKRVAATDASVMIFGESGTGKELIAQYIHRHSRRTNRKLVPVNCAAIPGALLESEMFGHKKGSFTGADRDKPGLLEMANGGTFFLDELGEMPMPLQAKLLRVLQDGVVRRVGSEKQDAVVDVRFVSATNRDPREAVQSGLLREDLFYRLCVVPIRLPALRQRPEDIALLARHFLQRFWSRHRKAGTPLPVLTEESIAFLQTRPWKGNVRELQNVMEHVTVVAEPGRPISPDDIPIYEDAPMEQGGTAGLPATIFNESFHTAKEQLVTHFEREYLTRLTARAAGNMSKAARLASIDRTTLYRLLEKHNIRRDDAGAALATFGD is encoded by the coding sequence ATGACCGACCCCGCCGACCGTGCGGACGACCCGGACCGCAAGCAGCAGCTGCGCATCCTGATCGTCGACGACGACCGCACCCTACGCGAGGGTTGCGCCAACGTGCTTCAGCTCGATGGGCACCAGGTCGTGACGTTCGCCCGGGGCGAGGACGCGATCGAGGCCGCCCAGCGGCAGCACTTCGACATCGCGCTGGTCGACCTCTACATGACGCCGGTCAGCGGGATGGACGTCCTGCGCGCGATCGGCTCGGCCGACCGCGAGACGCTGGTCGTCGTGATGACCGGCAACCCGACGGTCGCCTCCAGCCTCGAGGCGCTGCGCGCGGGGGCCTGGGACTACCTGCCCAAGCCGTTCTCCGCGTCGCACCTGCAGGTGCTGGTGGGCCGCGCGGCGCACGCCGCGCGCGCGGGCAGCTCGACGGTGACGGTTCGCGAGACGCGCTCGCTCCACTCGTCGCCCGCCGCCGCGGCCCCCGCCGCCGCCGCGGTCGCCGAGGAGGACGACATCCTGATCGGCGAGTCGCCGGCGTTCCGCCAGGCCATCGCGATGGCCAAGCGCGTGGCCGCGACCGATGCCTCGGTGATGATCTTCGGCGAGAGCGGCACCGGCAAGGAGCTCATCGCCCAGTACATCCACCGCCACAGCCGCCGCACCAACCGCAAGCTGGTGCCGGTGAACTGCGCCGCCATCCCGGGCGCGCTGCTGGAGAGCGAGATGTTCGGCCACAAGAAGGGGAGCTTCACCGGCGCGGATCGCGACAAGCCGGGCCTCCTCGAGATGGCCAACGGCGGCACCTTCTTCCTGGACGAGCTGGGCGAGATGCCCATGCCGCTGCAGGCCAAGCTGCTGCGCGTGCTGCAGGACGGCGTCGTGCGCCGCGTCGGCAGCGAGAAGCAGGACGCGGTGGTCGACGTGCGCTTCGTCTCCGCCACCAACCGCGACCCGCGCGAGGCGGTGCAGAGCGGGCTGCTGCGCGAGGACCTCTTCTATCGCCTGTGCGTCGTCCCCATCCGGCTGCCGGCGCTGCGCCAGCGGCCCGAGGACATCGCGCTGCTCGCCCGCCACTTCCTGCAGCGCTTCTGGAGCCGCCACCGCAAGGCGGGCACGCCGCTGCCGGTGCTGACGGAGGAGAGCATCGCCTTCCTGCAGACGCGCCCCTGGAAGGGGAACGTGCGCGAGCTGCAGAACGTGATGGAGCACGTGACGGTGGTCGCGGAGCCGGGGCGCCCGATCTCGCCGGACGACATCCCGATCTACGAGGATGCGCCGATGGAGCAGGGCGGCACGGCCGGCCTGCCCGCGACGATCTTCAACGAGTCGTTCCACACGGCCAAGGAGCAGCTGGTCACGCACTTCGAGCGCGAGTACCTGACGCGCCTGACGGCGCGCGCGGCGGGCAACATGTCCAAGGCCGCGCGGCTGGCGAGCATCGACCGCACGACGCTCTACCGCCTGCTGGAGAAGCACAACATCCGTCGCGACGACGCCGGCGCGGCGCTCGCCACGTTCGGCGACTGA